The Gordonia iterans DNA window CGCCTGGCTCGCGTGGGCACCGGCCAGGGCTCCATCCTGACCGCGGTGTTCGGCACGACGACCAACAACGGGCGCACCTGCTACTTCCTGCCCGCGATCGGCGTCGTCGAGACGCCGGCCACGTAGCAGGCGGTCACCGGCGCGCGCCGCGCGCACAGCATCGACGACGACGGCCGCCCACGGCCCGCTCGTTCCCCACCCGTCCCCGAGCTCAGCTCATCGAATCGAAGAGAACACGATGATGATCCGGCATCCTCGACTCCGCACCACTCTCGCGGCAGCGACCGCCGCGGCCGCCCTGGCCGCCGGCGCGTTCACCGCGGCGCAGGCGATCGCCGACCCGGAGTCCGCTCCCCCGGTCGCCGCCGCGCCCGGCCAGACCCCCGGCGCGGTCTACGCCAACCAGGTGCTGCCCGCGGCAAGCCTGCCCGCGGGCGCCTCGGCCGGCCAGCGCTACAGCTACTGGACCACCGGCGTCGACGAGCGTCTGCATCTGGCGATCGCCACCGTCGTCGAGCCCAAGGGCACCAAGCCGGCCGGCGGCTGGCCGGTGGTGGTGAACGCCCCGGCGGGGTACGGCGTGGCCGAAACCTGCAACGCGTCCGTCTCCCGCGACGCCGCCGACGCCGACACCGTCACCCAACTGCTGCGCCGCGGCTACGCGGTGATCACCCCCGACTACGGGGCCATCGGTGCGAGCTCCGCGCCGCAGTACATCGACCACACGGTGGCCGCCCGCAACATCGTCGACGCGGTGCTGGCCGGGGTCGTCGTGGACGGCGACGTGTCGCCGCGCTGGGCGATCCTCGGCGACGCCCAGGGCGCGGGCGCCGCGATCGCCCTGGCCCGCCGGGCGGCCGCCTGGCAGAACGGCGACGTCGACTTCCGCGGTGCCGCCGCCACGAGCATTCCGGCCGGGCTCGACGTGCTGGTCAGCGGGCTCAAGCCGGGCTCGCCCGCGGTCAGCGAGTCGGTCACCGCGGACGTCGTCTATGCCCTCGCCTCCCTGGATGCCAAGCAGCTGGAGTCGACGCTGTCGCCGAAGGGCCGGCAGCTGGTGGCCGCCGCCAAGAAGGACTCGTGCGCACCTGATTTGCGCAAGGCCGTCCGCGGAGTAGCGCTCGGCGACCTGGTGTCCAAGCCGATCGCGTCGAACCGGACGCTCGCACGCCAGCTGCAGGGCTCATTGACGCTGCCCCGCAGCGGATTCAGCCGGCCGCTGCTGCTCAGCCAGACCCTGCACGACGACTCCGTCATCCTGCACGAGTCGCTGCGCTTCCTGGCCGACGCGCAGCTGGCGAGCAACAAGGTGACGGCCAAGAGCTACCTGACGGGCGATCCCGGCGACGCCGAGCGCCAGGAGCAGTCCGCCGCGCTCACCTTCCTCGACAAGCTCTTCTGACACCCCTCGCTGGTCGAGCGAAGCGTCGTCCTGAGCAGGCGTGGCGGAGCCTGCGTAAGACGGTTCCTGAGCCTGTCGAAGGACACGCGGTCGAAGGGTCGAGACCCCTCGCTGGTCGAGACCCCTCGCTGGTCGAGCACCCTCGCTGGTCGAGCGGAGTCGAGACCTCCCCGCCGGTCGAAGAGTCGAGACCACCTACACAGACGGCGCCGAGCCACGGCACGACGAGAACTGCGGGTTCACCATCGGCACAAAGGCCACGGCGCCGATCTTCTGGTGAATCGTGAAGTGCACCTGGCCGCGGCCCGGATGAATCACGGCCTGCCAGGTGACCCGGTTGGTGGTGGTCGGCACAAAGACCGATCCGCGCTTGCCGGTGGTCACGTTGCGCCACTTCACCCGCGTCTCGATGGTGTACGTGCCGATGTTCGGCAGTCCACCCGGCCGCGGTCCGGTGGCGATCAGCTCGATCGCCGGGCCGGGCA harbors:
- a CDS encoding alpha/beta hydrolase produces the protein MMIRHPRLRTTLAAATAAAALAAGAFTAAQAIADPESAPPVAAAPGQTPGAVYANQVLPAASLPAGASAGQRYSYWTTGVDERLHLAIATVVEPKGTKPAGGWPVVVNAPAGYGVAETCNASVSRDAADADTVTQLLRRGYAVITPDYGAIGASSAPQYIDHTVAARNIVDAVLAGVVVDGDVSPRWAILGDAQGAGAAIALARRAAAWQNGDVDFRGAAATSIPAGLDVLVSGLKPGSPAVSESVTADVVYALASLDAKQLESTLSPKGRQLVAAAKKDSCAPDLRKAVRGVALGDLVSKPIASNRTLARQLQGSLTLPRSGFSRPLLLSQTLHDDSVILHESLRFLADAQLASNKVTAKSYLTGDPGDAERQEQSAALTFLDKLF